The genomic segment ACGCCCATGATATACTTCGTACCGTTCTTGAAACTGAATCCTGCAAAGCAATCAGACGCAAAAACAGCCAACGATAAGAAAAGCGCTAATGAAAAAACCCTAACCATCCGCATCACCCTCACAAATGGTTATTTAGCATTAATCCTCCCCGTTGTGAAGACTTTCGTTAATCAAAGGTATGCCAAACCTCCTGCCAATCTCTTCAATATCCACAGGAACACCAAGTTTTATGGCATCGCTCACCACCTCCCATTCGGCGGAGCTTCCCCATTCGAAACTGAAAACAGGAACAGGAACACCTTTGCCGGCATTCAGCTCTGTAATCCATCTTATGAGTGTTGAGTTAAGTGTATCCGCAAGGGATACAGCAAGCTTCTCCGCCCTGGAGTGATATGTCTTTGAATGCTCCCTAGCTAGAGCCCATGAACCACCGGCTGAAGTGTCACTGGTAAGAATCTCTCCGGTAACCGCTTTTGATATTTCTGCATTGCAAAGATTGATCAGTTCGGAGAAATCAGCGGATGTCCCCCTGCTTTCAAGCACCTCAACCTTGTCCACATTTGCCATGGCGAGTGCCGCATCGTTTTGTATGCCGCTTAAAGATTCCGCAAGGGATGCCGCCCTTCTTCTTGCATCCTCATCGTCTATGCTGTCAAAGAGTGCCAGAACAGTGGGGACACCGTACTTCTCCGCCGCAGTAAGCCAGAAGCGGAAACCCGCCTTCTTAAACATCCAAGGCCAGTAGCATTTTGAAAGGATGGGGGAACCGTAGGGGTTCTCCCCCCTTGGCGAATGCCTGTGGACTATCACCTTATACTCCTCATCAATAACACTGCTCCCGGAGGCTCCGTCCATGAGCAGACCGCCTTCGGAATTGAATCCAAAACGCTCCTGCTTCCTGCCGAGAAGCTTCTCCGGTAGCATCAGTCCCCCTTCCCTCTTCCAGACTATCTCGGTTACGGAGAAACCATACTCCACAGCGCTGAGGATCTCCTCAAGATCACCACGAAAACCGTTTATACCTTCAACGGCCCTTCGAACCATCTCCGCAGTGCGCACAGCATCGTTACCCTGATCCGCCGGGGCAATACTCCACCCCCCTGAAAGCACCCCCTCTTTGAGTTGCTCCACCTTCGCTGAGATATGAGCATCGTTCATCATCTGGGCAAAGGTCTCCATTCGGACACCCCCCGAAAGAACCGTATCCGGATTGGGCATATATCCGAGAACGCTTCCTATCCCTGCCGGTCCTGTAACTGCTGTTGTCAGCTTTTTCATACTATCCCCCTTTAATATCCCTTCATTAACCCCGCAGAACTCCGCACCGCACCGGAGCTGAACCCTGCAGGGGCTTGTCTTTTCGCCATAAAGTTCAGAGCCTGGGTCATGGCATCCACCATGTCGTCATTCGCCCCGTCAGGAAAAGCCGCCGCCTCCTCCACAAGGCTCTGAACCCACTCCCCTTTCTCCGGTAGCCATACGTTGCCCGCTTCCAGAAGTGGCTGCACCACATAAGCCCTGGAGGTTTTGCTTCCCAAAGGCTGAACGGGTATGAGACCCGAAATCTCCCTTCCTAATGCACTGATAACGGCGGAGCCATTCGCCTTATCCTCAATATACTTGGCCTCCGCCTTAGGGTACTTCTCTGTCATCCTGCGTACAGCCCTGAGCGTCTCGGCGAAGTCCATCCTCGCCCTAACCATATCCACAAGGTAACGTGAGCTGCCGGAGGCGGCCCAGACCTGCCCAACCACATAGTCCGAACGCTCACCCCCCTTGAAGCTCATATCCCAGGACTGCGCAAAAAAATCGATCCTTGCCGGAAGAGTGCGATAGTACTGCCACCACTCCCTCCTGAAAACCGAACCTTCCTGGGGCGAGGGGGACTGCTGGTAAAGAGCATTCCACACCCTCTCTCCTACACTTTTGCGTATACGACCCAGATCCTCAGCTCCATACTTTTCCTTCCAAAGGGGCTCACCCGCTTTTCTGTATTCCTCATCAACTTCGGCAACGGCTGGGAAGGAGACCACCCGCCACTCATCGTCCCCCGAGGAGAGAAGCCGCCCGGCAAGGTCGTCCTCATGCCACCTTGTCTGGATTAGTATTATCCTTCCCCCCTTCTCCAATCGAGTAAAAAGGGTGGATTGATACCACTCCCAGACCTTCTCCCTGTAAGCAGACGACTCTGCCTGCTCGCTGTTCTTAACAGGGTCATCAATGATTATAAGGTCTCCGCCAAGCCCTGTTATGGAACCGCCTACACCAGAGCTTACATAGGCTCCTCCCCCTTCGGTTTCCCATTTACCCGCCGAAGAGAACCCCCTCCTCGGATGGACACCTGGAAAAACAAGCCGGGAGCGGGATGAGTCCAGAACATCCCTCACCCGCCTGCTGAAATGCTCCGCAAGCTCGGCACTATACGAGCATGCAATAATCCTTGCCTCCGGCTTCCTCCCGAGAAACCATGCAGGGAAGCGGACCGAGGCGAGCTCGCTTTTACCGTGTCTAGGGGGCATCATAACCATAAGCCTGTCCGTTTCACCCCGCTCCACCCTCTCCAGTTCTGTCGCCAGAACCTTATGGTGCCAGCTGGGCGCAAAGCGGGGGAAGCTGAGCATGGAATAGGCAGTAAGGCTGCTTCTTCCTTTGAGCAATGCCCTTATCTTAGGATCATTCTTCGTTATCAAGGATCCGCTCAACCTCATCATCCCCGATTAAGCCGAGGCCGTCGTAAAGGTCCTCTAAAGAGGTGCTTATGGAATCCTCCTTTACGATCTCCTCGGTTTTTGTAACCCCTATATCCCTGTAGTTTTTCACTGTTTTAGAGTGGATCTCCAGATCCTTCAGGTTTTCGCATTCATCAAGGAGCCAGTCCGCCTTTTCAAGCCCCTTAAGGGTGCTGTCGTGGATCGCATTCAGTATCTTTATGCGGTTCACCTTCACCCTCTCATTAGATCTCTGCCACCCCTCATCCGCTATCCTCTTCTGGATAGTCCTCTCAGTACAGCAGTATTTTCGGGCGAGACCTCCGGTGCTTTCACCGCTAATCTCAAAATCAGCCCGCATCTTTTCCCAGTTGATAGCCATTACTCCCCCGATTGAACAGATGGTTGTACACGCTGGTTTTATCTAACCGCTGGGGAAATATACAATAGAATGGAGTGTTTGATGTTCCGGTTTTATACCCGTAAATCAGGTGGTGGGGATAATAATATCGAACCTGGAGCCGGACTGGTCGGAAGAAGCCTCCAAAGAACCGCCAAAGTTCTCTTGGATAAGCCTTCGTGATACGTATAGGCCGATACCTTTGTCGTTGTCATAAAACCTGAGATTGTCGAAGAAATCATCGGGTCTTGTAAAGCTCACCGAACCGGTCTCTTCGCTCAAAGAAATGCGGTGCTGGGAGGGGGAGCTTATAAAAACAAAGGAGACAACGCCCGTTCCAGATTCTGTTTCATCAAGGGCTTTCTTAAACTGCATAAGGACATTAAGCAGTATCTGCTTTATTACCGAAGCCTCCCCCATAAGCATAACGCCTTTGGCGGAATCTATATCATCTTTTATCAGGATTCCATCCTTTTCATAGTAAACGGTGACAAAACTGAGTACCTCATCAAGTACTCCGTGCAGGGAAAACTCCTCCCCTTTTCTTTCTTCATCTATAAATTCTATGAACCGCCCCACAGCCTCCTGCATTAGCTTCAATTGCTCACGGCAGTTGCCGATGCATTCCTCCAGATAGAACTCGTCATACCTGCCCGAATCCATCTCATCCTTGATGTTACGCATATTTATATACATAAGGCTCAGGGGTTCCCGCCAGTGGTGAGAGAGAGAGTTAACCATCTCGCCTATGGAGGTGAGGCGTAGCTGCTGAACCATAAACTCTTTCTGGCGCTCAAGCCTGTGTGCCTCTTCCAGAGCCTGCTCCCTGAGAGCTGTATTGTATTCATTCAGCTTTGAATGAACTCCTTTCATAACAATGAGATGGGAGTTATAGGCCTCGGCTAGCTCACTGAGCTCAGATGTTTGAAAATCTGTCTTCTCAACTGTTCTGGACTTGCTGAAGCGGTCCATAAGCATCTCATAAGGTTTCTGGAACTTCATTCGAAAGTTGATGTAAAGGATTATAAGGCCGGCGAAAACCAGTATTGCCAGGATTACGGCATATATCATGGAGTTGTTCCATATACTGCTCACCATTGAGTCTGGAGAGAAGACCGTTTCATAAACGATCGCATCCCAAGGAAGACCGCTACTGTTCTCCATCCTCTTGAATATCCGATCATTCATAAAAAGCTCACCCTCTCTGGCCGCTTTTATAATGGACGAACGGAACATAACAGGTGTGCCGGCACTGCCGTATATTGGGTCTATCCGCTCATCACGAACGGAATAGATGTTGATATCTTTAAACATCTCCGATTCTGTGGAGAGCCTTGTGAGCCGCCTGTGGAGCTCATCAGCCGCAGAATAGCGTGTATATACATGCAGAAACATATCCCTGCTCTGCGACCATGAGAGACTCTGAACAATAGTGACTCCCACAGCAGGATAGTATTCATGCTTAAGCTTTGTTGCACCGCTGAACTGAACATCAACAAAATCCTCCGTGTTAAAGAGGGAGAACTCCTTTCGATCATCCCGCTCAGAGGAGTAGCCGTTTAGTCTTCGGATAGAGTTGTCGTAGACCTCAATATAAACAGGTCTGTCAATCTTCCCTGCGAGAGCACCTGCGGTATTAGAAAGCCAGTCGGACCTGCTAGATACCTCTGCGTTCAGTTTATTATGCGTACTCCGCAGCACTCCGGAAATAGTGCTTATCCTGACCTCGCTTAACTCCGAAGAGGTTCGCAGTGTTTCCTCTATAAGGCTTGAAACACCGGTATATGCTCCGGAGAGTCTGGAAAAAGCAAGCTTTTGGCTAAGATAGTGGTCAATTATAAGGAATGCTGTAACGGTAAAGAATAAAAGCAGAAAGCTGTGAAGAAGTATCTGACGAAGTGAATATGGTCTTAGTTTTGGCATTATTTCTCCGCTTTTTCGTTTCATGCTAAAAGAACCGGACCCCAACGGCCCGGTTCATCTCTGCTTTCTTTAATCTTAACAGACAAACGAAAAACCGGCAAATAACCAGTTAATACAAAAAATGATTAGACTAACGGAATGTTAGTATCTGGGTCTGCCCGCTCCGCCCTTTGAGTGAGCTTCGTTGACCCTGAGTGTTCTGCCGCCGAAATCTCTTTCGTTGAGCGCTTCCATAGCTTTTTCAGCATCTGCGTCTTCCATTTCCACAAAGCCGAATCCACGTGAACGTCCAGTTTCTCTGTCATTGATGATTTTGACGGAGATTACCTCTCCATAGCCGCCGAAAAGATCTCTCAGCTCATCTTCCGTAGAGTTGAAGGGAAGATTGCCGACAAAAATGTTCTTCATACAAAATACCTCTAAGATTTCTTGGAACAGGGCGCCGTCTATAGCCGGACGGTTAGATCGCAGGACGTAAGACAGGACATCACTGAACCATAAACAGATTAACACCATATCTGCATAAATCAACACTTTTTATCGGCATAATACGCTATCAGATGAAGAAATGGTGTAAGTAATAGGATAACAATTATCTTATGATGTACTTAATTATTAAATCTGTCTATAGAATGCAAAAAAGCTTTAAATGCGTTCTACTGTTCTATCACTGAAACTTATTGAGAATAACTGTTAGAACAGCCCCCTTCTCAGAGTTTGAAACATGAATTGTTCCGTTCATTCCCGTCTCCAGCAGTGTTTTTGCCATATAAAGCCCTATACCTGTTCGGTTAGCCCCGGGTTTTGTTGTAAAATACGGTTCAAAAACCCTTCCGAGAAAGCTTGAGGGGATACCTCCACCATTGTCCTCGATATTCACCGCAACCTTATCCCCCTGGGACTCGATGGAAAGGGTTATAAGCCCTCCCCTACGGGAAAGATCCAGCAGGCCGTTCTCTGCATGCTCCAGCACCGCCTCTTTTGCGTTATCCAGGATACCAAGGAAGACCTGCTTCAGCTCATTCGGGTACCCGTAGACCATCTGATCTCTATTTCCACACATGTTCACACAGTCCGCACCTCCAATGTCGCAGGAGAAGAAAAGGTTTTCGTTTATCTCGCTCACCTTCCCCATGTGTTCACCCCCTCCGAGGTTACAGCGGAACTCGATGCGGATGCCAAATACCGCATAATACGGAGCAAGAAGGTTAAGAACCTGTTGCAGACTGTCTTTCAGGCTGAATATCACCTTACGATCCGATGGTGCGAAGAATTTTCTAAAGTCTTCGATGGTGGAGCTCATCTTGAGAACCTGGTTCATACAGCTGTCGCTGATCTGCACGATACGCTCCTCTCCAAGCTCGGGCTCATCTATATACCTGCCGATATCCTCAAGGAAGACATCAAGGATGCCAAGGGGTTTTTTCCACTGGTGGGCGATGGACGAGATAATCTCTCCTGCGGTGGCGAGACGTGCCTGGGTGATAAGGATGCTTTCGTTCGCCTTCCGTCTGTCGATTTCTGCCCGCACACGGGTTTCAAGCTCTTCGTTGTAGCTTTCGGCAACGGAAATAAGCTCGTTCATTTTTGCAAGCTCACTGTTATAGACCTCCGCAAGTCCTGCAAGCTCCTTTTCGCACTGAGAAAGCACCTCGGGGGGAACCTCCTCCGAGTTTTTCACAGCCCTCACAACCCCCTCAAACGGCTTTGAGAAACGCTTTGAGAAGGTGCGGTAAACAACAACAAAGGTCAGGATTATCAACGAAACAGTGGTTAGCCTTAATAGAAGAGAGGCATAACCGAAGTACCACTCATCCTTCATATCAAATCCCATACGGTAAACAAGGCGGTGGTTTACGATATAATCACCGGAATCTTCAACATTTGCCGCCATGAAGAATGTATGAACGCCGTTCATGTAGGTTCCCTCAACCACATCCCCCGTTCTGATGGATTCTTCGATACTGGTGCGGTACTCCTCCCCGCCCCCATCATCACCAGCGGAACCGATTATATGATATTCAACGTTTTCACCGCTCACCTCTTCATAAACCATATAGGCGGCCACATCGGTTATATAATCCGTACTGAGGACATTTCTTTCCATTCTGTTTTCTACATCGTTAAGATCGGCAAGGA from the Limisalsivibrio acetivorans genome contains:
- a CDS encoding HAMP domain-containing histidine kinase; the protein is MPKLRPYSLRQILLHSFLLLFFTVTAFLIIDHYLSQKLAFSRLSGAYTGVSSLIEETLRTSSELSEVRISTISGVLRSTHNKLNAEVSSRSDWLSNTAGALAGKIDRPVYIEVYDNSIRRLNGYSSERDDRKEFSLFNTEDFVDVQFSGATKLKHEYYPAVGVTIVQSLSWSQSRDMFLHVYTRYSAADELHRRLTRLSTESEMFKDINIYSVRDERIDPIYGSAGTPVMFRSSIIKAAREGELFMNDRIFKRMENSSGLPWDAIVYETVFSPDSMVSSIWNNSMIYAVILAILVFAGLIILYINFRMKFQKPYEMLMDRFSKSRTVEKTDFQTSELSELAEAYNSHLIVMKGVHSKLNEYNTALREQALEEAHRLERQKEFMVQQLRLTSIGEMVNSLSHHWREPLSLMYINMRNIKDEMDSGRYDEFYLEECIGNCREQLKLMQEAVGRFIEFIDEERKGEEFSLHGVLDEVLSFVTVYYEKDGILIKDDIDSAKGVMLMGEASVIKQILLNVLMQFKKALDETESGTGVVSFVFISSPSQHRISLSEETGSVSFTRPDDFFDNLRFYDNDKGIGLYVSRRLIQENFGGSLEASSDQSGSRFDIIIPTT
- a CDS encoding RNA recognition motif domain-containing protein, with protein sequence MKNIFVGNLPFNSTEDELRDLFGGYGEVISVKIINDRETGRSRGFGFVEMEDADAEKAMEALNERDFGGRTLRVNEAHSKGGAGRPRY
- a CDS encoding phage portal protein family protein, which produces MKKLTTAVTGPAGIGSVLGYMPNPDTVLSGGVRMETFAQMMNDAHISAKVEQLKEGVLSGGWSIAPADQGNDAVRTAEMVRRAVEGINGFRGDLEEILSAVEYGFSVTEIVWKREGGLMLPEKLLGRKQERFGFNSEGGLLMDGASGSSVIDEEYKVIVHRHSPRGENPYGSPILSKCYWPWMFKKAGFRFWLTAAEKYGVPTVLALFDSIDDEDARRRAASLAESLSGIQNDAALAMANVDKVEVLESRGTSADFSELINLCNAEISKAVTGEILTSDTSAGGSWALAREHSKTYHSRAEKLAVSLADTLNSTLIRWITELNAGKGVPVPVFSFEWGSSAEWEVVSDAIKLGVPVDIEEIGRRFGIPLINESLHNGED
- the terL gene encoding phage terminase large subunit, which gives rise to MITKNDPKIRALLKGRSSLTAYSMLSFPRFAPSWHHKVLATELERVERGETDRLMVMMPPRHGKSELASVRFPAWFLGRKPEARIIACSYSAELAEHFSRRVRDVLDSSRSRLVFPGVHPRRGFSSAGKWETEGGGAYVSSGVGGSITGLGGDLIIIDDPVKNSEQAESSAYREKVWEWYQSTLFTRLEKGGRIILIQTRWHEDDLAGRLLSSGDDEWRVVSFPAVAEVDEEYRKAGEPLWKEKYGAEDLGRIRKSVGERVWNALYQQSPSPQEGSVFRREWWQYYRTLPARIDFFAQSWDMSFKGGERSDYVVGQVWAASGSSRYLVDMVRARMDFAETLRAVRRMTEKYPKAEAKYIEDKANGSAVISALGREISGLIPVQPLGSKTSRAYVVQPLLEAGNVWLPEKGEWVQSLVEEAAAFPDGANDDMVDAMTQALNFMAKRQAPAGFSSGAVRSSAGLMKGY
- a CDS encoding sensor histidine kinase; translation: MPKGSSLKKILFVNYSVLAAVVAVVFIAGYGFHIHSFDRHLKKIAYEAMLLLDENVGFYREFLSPRNRYVRNNLVAEHAAYQQTIIESGIPDNATLGIIKSELESEFNTSVEVNLISGEGVIFKTTYPLELGFDLSKLVNASVSLRNVKQSGEISLDYPIYERKGGILRAYTMSYIPELDIYFQIALFLADLNDVENRMERNVLSTDYITDVAAYMVYEEVSGENVEYHIIGSAGDDGGGEEYRTSIEESIRTGDVVEGTYMNGVHTFFMAANVEDSGDYIVNHRLVYRMGFDMKDEWYFGYASLLLRLTTVSLIILTFVVVYRTFSKRFSKPFEGVVRAVKNSEEVPPEVLSQCEKELAGLAEVYNSELAKMNELISVAESYNEELETRVRAEIDRRKANESILITQARLATAGEIISSIAHQWKKPLGILDVFLEDIGRYIDEPELGEERIVQISDSCMNQVLKMSSTIEDFRKFFAPSDRKVIFSLKDSLQQVLNLLAPYYAVFGIRIEFRCNLGGGEHMGKVSEINENLFFSCDIGGADCVNMCGNRDQMVYGYPNELKQVFLGILDNAKEAVLEHAENGLLDLSRRGGLITLSIESQGDKVAVNIEDNGGGIPSSFLGRVFEPYFTTKPGANRTGIGLYMAKTLLETGMNGTIHVSNSEKGAVLTVILNKFQ